One stretch of Prunus persica cultivar Lovell chromosome G1, Prunus_persica_NCBIv2, whole genome shotgun sequence DNA includes these proteins:
- the LOC109948912 gene encoding vinorine synthase-like — MKVEVEVISKEIIKPSSPTPDHLCHYQFSFLDQIAPQVYNPLLLFYEHKAKTQFNITEISNHLKNSLSEVLTLFYPLAGRIKHNQFMHCNDEGIPFFEARVLDCTLSDVLNNPIPGELNKFMPFELDDITNSFPLGVQLNIFQCGGFAIGQCISHKIADGLSYFMFSKIWAAIARGDKANINPPEFISSTLFPPKEFNIAYDGGVGITKDRVTKRFVFDSSQIENLRARYGHNMHLQKRLTRVETLSTFVWSRFVAATTDCTMNKLYRVIHAVNLRSRFDPPLPQSFFGNLFCISMTAPLQIPSSGGDEECGHDVVIQAVREAVGKIDNEYVKKLQKQDDEHLGVMKKQADSFKRGEMGTLLSFSSYCRFPLYDNDFGWGRPTWVGSPSLTYKNVVLFMDTKEGGGIEAYVSLEEEVMAKFECDSELLSYVAPTVGCC; from the coding sequence ATGAAGGTTGAAGTTGAAGTGATCTCCAAGGAGATAATCAAACCATCTTCTCCAACCCCTGACCATCTTTGCCACTACCAATTCTCCTTTCTTGATCAAATAGCTCCCCAAGTCTACAACCCTTTGCTCCTCTTCTATGAGCACAAAGCCAAGACACAATTCAACATCACTGAAATATCCAATCACCTCAAGAACTCATTATCCGAGGTCTTAACCCTTTTCTACCCTCTAGCCGGACGCATCAAGCACAACCAGTTCATGCATTGCAACGATGAGGGCATCCCTTTCTTTGAAGCTCGAGTACTGGATTGCACACTCTCTGATGTTCTTAATAACCCTATCCCTGGCGAGCTCAACAAGTTCATGCCCTTCGAACTTGATGATATTACCAATTCATTTCCCTTAGGGGTCCAGCTCAACATATTTCAATGTGGAGGCTTTGCAATTGGTCAATGCATTTCTCATAAGATTGCTGATGGGTTGTCGTATTTCATGTTCAGCAAAATTTGGGCAGCCATTGCTCGTGGAGACAAAGCCAACATAAACCCTCCGGAGTTTATTTCATCCACCCTCTTCCCACCAAAGGAGTTTAATATTGCATATGATGGCGGCGTTGGAATCACAAAGGATAGGGTAACAAAGCGGTTCGTGTTTGATTCCTCTCAAATAGAGAACCTCCGAGCAAGATATGGACACAATATGCACTTGCAGAAACGCCTAACACGAGTTGAAACCTTATCCACTTTTGTATGGAGTCGGTTCGTGGCGGCTACAACGGATTGTACCATGAACAAGTTGTATAGGGTGATCCATGCTGTGAACTTGCGTTCGAGGTTTGATCCACCATTGCCTCAAAGTTTTTTTGGGAATCTTTTTTGTATCTCCATGACAGCTCCACTACAAATTCCAAGTAGTGGTGGCGATGAAGAATGTGGTCACGACGTGGTGATCCAGGCGGTACGAGAAGCAGTAGGCAAGATAGACAATGAGTACGTGAAGAAACTACAAAAGCAAGATGATGAGCACTTGGGTGTGATGAAGAAACAAGCTGATAGTTTTAAGAGAGGAGAGATGGGTACGTTACTTAGCTTTAGTAGCTATTGTAGATTTCCTCTTTATGACAATGATTTTGGTTGGGGAAGGCCTACGTGGGTCGGCTCACCCTCACTCACCTACAAGAACGTTGTGCTTTTCATGGACACAAAAGAGGGTGGTGGAATAGAGGCATATGTTAGTTTGGAGGAGGAAGTCATGGCTAAGTTTGAATGTGATAGCGAGTTACTCTCCTATGTTGCTCCAACGGTCGGGTGCTGCTAa
- the LOC109946882 gene encoding uncharacterized protein LOC109946882 yields MRLRGESEPTRQHYWSQMGEKNRYNAVDVKDEEAYLDSGFSRSDWNPKITVGQIFSSKKALLTELRLTALRGHFEFKVQFSCTKRLLVVCCQRPCPWRVRASRIGEYSFMIVRCTTVHECDLRFVSDKHRQATTALVASSLERKLKDCRTIYTPSDIMRDVKHNFGCTIHYSKAWKARELALLSIRGSVEEAYYILPAYCYELERMNPGTKTDIRTDENNHFVYLFMAVGACIRGFRSSMRPVIAVDATHLKSKYKGVMFVANAFDGNRNIYPLAFGIRDLETDASWHWFFTKLHEAIGECPDLVIISDRNVSIENVWNKIFPTAQHGICFYHMKGNMKRTWKLKKRDHILMHFEKAAKSYSIAEFDCHFRKIKRKEHVAQYLEEAGLHKWSRAHMDGRRYNVMTTNIAESINSVLRFARMLPVVHLIGEIVNLLVKWFTERRELAFNCTTTLCPNFGEKKLRNRLEDAARMNVVKVNNAQYNVLDGNMDGLVDLTNNSCSCRKFQLEQLPCKHVVAVCRFLKVSVYAKASRYYTRKTWMDAYSDSIYPVQPHGMWDTPEDVRSRVVLPPMARVMPGRRKKLRIPSQGEGSIRRKCSRCGSAGHNKSTCKNNIPLRNVS; encoded by the coding sequence ATGCGTTTAAGAGGAGAATCTGAACCCACTCGTCAACATTATTGGAGTCAAATGGGTGAAAAAAATCGGTATAATGCAGTCGATGTCAAAGATGAAGAAGCATATTTGGACAGCGGGTTTTCACGAAGCGATTGGAATCCGAAAATTACAGTTGGGCAAATTTTCTCTAGTAAGAAAGCATTGTTGACGGAGTTACGGTTGACGGCATTAAGAGGCCACTTTGAATTTAAGGTGCAATTCTCTTGCACTAAGAGGTTGCTTGTGGTTTGTTGTCAACGTCCATGCCCATGGCGGGTCCGAGCATCGAGAATTGGAGAATACAGCTTCATGATTGTGAGGTGTACAACTGTCCATGAATGTGATTTGAGGTTCGTAAGTGACAAGCATCGTCAAGCAACCACAGCCCTTGTAGCCAGTTCACTTGAAAGGAAGTTGAAGGATTGTCGGACAATATACACACCAAGTGACATTATGAGAGATGTGAAACACAACTTTGGTTGCACCATCCATTATTCGAAAGCTTGGAAAGCAAGGGAGTTAGCTCTATTGTCCATTAGAGGATCAGTGGAGGAGGcatattatatccttccagctTATTGCTATGAATTGGAGCGTATGAATCCCGGCACAAAAACAGACATCCGAACTGATGAGAACAATCactttgtgtatttatttatggcgGTTGGCGCATGTATTAGAGGGTTCCGTTCTTCCATGCGGCCAGTGATAGCCGTGGATGCCACTCATTTAAAATCCAAGTACAAGGGTGTTATGTTTGTAGCAAATGCATTCGATGGTAATCGAAATATATATCCTCTTGCTTTTGGGATCAGGGATTTGGAGACGGATGCATCATGGCATTGGTTTTTCACTAAACTTCATGAAGCCATTGGTGAGTGTCCCGATCTTGTTATTATTTCTGATCGCAATGTTAGCATAGAGAATGTGTGGAACAAAATTTTTCCAACTGCACAACATGGCATATGCTTTTATCATATGAAGGGGAACATGAAACGCACTTGGAAGTTGAAAAAGCGTGATCACATACTTATGCACTTTGAGAAGGCTGCGAAATCTTATTCCATTGCTGAATTTGATTGTCATTTTCGCAAGATCAAGCGAAAGGAACATGTTGCTCAATATCTTGAAGAGGCAGGGTTACATAAGTGGTCTAGAGCTCACATGGATGGACGCCGCTACAATGTAAtgacaacaaatattgcggAGTCAATCAACTCAGTCCTTAGGTTTGCAAGAATGTTGCCAGTGGTTCATTTGATAGGGGAAATTGTTAATCTCCTTGTGAAATGGTTCACCGAACGTCGTGAGTTGGCTTTCAATTGCACAACAACATTGTGCCCcaattttggagagaagaagtTGAGGAACAGGTTGGAGGATGCTGCAAGGATGAATGTGGTTAAAGTTAATAATGCACAGTATAATGTTTTGGACGGTAATATGGACGGCCTCGTAGATTTGACGAACAACAGTTGTAGTTGTAGAAAGTTTCAGCTTGAGCAGCTACCTTGCAAGCATGTAGTTGCAGTTTGCCGCTTCTTGAAAGTAAGTGTATACGCAAAGGCTTCTCGGTATTACACTCGGAAAACCTGGATGGATGCTTATTCGGATAGCATCTACCCGGTACAACCTCACGGAATGTGGGATACTCCTGAAGATGTTCGAAGTCGAGTTGTGCTGCCTCCCATGGCAAGGGTCATGCCAGGCAGACGAAAGAAGTTAAGAATTCCCTCGCAAGGAGAGGGCAGCATTAGAAGAAAGTGCTCAAGGTGCGGTTCCGCAGGCCACAATAAAAGCACCTGTAAAAACAATATTCCATTGCGCAATGTATCTTAG
- the LOC18792859 gene encoding pre-mRNA-splicing factor 38: protein MANRTDPSAKSIRGTNPQNLVEKIVRSKIYQNTYWKEQCFGLTAETLVDKAMELDHIGGTFGGNRKPTPFMCLVMKMLQIQPEKEIVIEFIKNDDYKYVRILGAFYLRLTGTDTDVYQYLEPLYNDYRKLRRKLADGNYALTHVDEVIDELLTKDYSCDIAMPRIKKRWTLEATGSLELRKSALEEDFEEEEEKEENDQLDGMDDEVHDRDYYRGRSPVRERDRDRRRDSHRYRDHDYDRDYDRDRDYDRERGHGRERDRNRDRDRDRDRYRLRDEKDLGRDRGRDRRERDRGRRRSYSRSRSRSRDREGGDNRKRHGRSSMSPRRRDGHDEHGTREESKKKKEKKEKKTDGTDHPDPEIAEANRLRASLGLKPLKM, encoded by the exons ATGGCGAACCGTACAGACCCGTCGGCCAAGAGCATAAGGGGGACGAACCCGCAGAACCTGGTGGAGAAGATTGTACGGTCGAAGATATACCAGAACACGTACTGGAAGGAGCAGTGCTTCGGGTTGACGGCCGAAACCCTAGTGGACAAAGCCATGGAGCTCGACCACATCGGTGGGACCTTCGGAGGTAACCGTAAGCCCACGCCTTTCATGTGCCTCGTGATGAAGATGCTTCAGATCCAGCCGGAGAAGGAGATCGTTATTGAGTTCATAAAAAACGACGACTACAA ATATGTCCGGATACTTGGTGCATTTTATTTGCGTCTTACGGGCACGGATACTGATGTGTACCAGTACCTAGAGCCTCTGTACAATGACTATCGGAAGTTGAGGAGAAAATTGGCTGATGGGA ATTATGCCTTGACACATGTGGATGAGGTTATTGATGAACTTCTGACAAAAGATTACTCATGTGACATTGCGATGCCACGAATTAAGAAAAG ATGGACTCTGGAAGCAACTGGTTCGTTGGAACTGAGAAAAAGTGCTTTGGAGGAGGACtttgaggaggaggaagagaaagaggagaaTGATCAACTTGATGGAATGGATGATGAAGTCCATGATAGGGATTATTATCGTGGCCGAAGCCCTGTAAGGGAAAGGGACAGGGATAGAAGACGCGACAGTCACAGATACAG GGACCACGATTATGACAGAGACTATGATAGGGATAGAGACTATGATAGGGAACGTGGACACGGACGAGAAAGAGATAGGAATAGAGACAGAGATAGGGATCGGGACCGTTATCGACTAAGAGATGAAAAGGATCTTGGTCGCGATAGGGGCCGGGATAGGCGAGAGAGGGATCGTGGCAGGAGGAGGAGCTATTCAAGGAGCAGAAGTCGGAGTAGGGATCGTGAGGGTGGGGATAATCGCAAAAGACATGGCCGCAGCAGCATGAGTCCCAGGAGACGGGATGGGCATGATGAGCATGGCACTCGTGAGGagtcgaagaagaagaaagaaaagaaggagaagaagactGATGGGACAGACCATCCAGATCCAGAGATTGCTGAAGCGAACAGGCTCCGTGCATCTCTTGGATTGAAACCTCTGAAGATGTGA
- the LOC18789153 gene encoding protein FAR1-RELATED SEQUENCE 5, translating into MESMKDKKPISILTDGDEAMRKAIDDVFPMSNHRLCSWHVSRNAQNNLKDDELVRNFQACIWEPFALDEFEKKWEVLRERASTPKQKEWLEMMYAKSDSWAESCLRGKFFGGMCTTQRVESMNKYVKDYLRKGVKLFECIPAIDRAMLRLRNTTAKDGFNAKYSTPVLKTTLTKLEQQASLIYTHRCFVLVRQEIESCSALIHDNVMHNFGGRVYVLSKYGEPHNKWTCVYHGGEQIRIQCGCRKYESEGIPCCHLFYVMKCEHLTEIPPALIMKRWTKSAQTDTCREFISKGEDTTKEVVEMARYGSLSAMSNKVCFYASKSTNGYAMLTNEFSRWEGICEGLRQKEEETSLKLGSAEQCPSNIVKDPNIVKTKGSQARQGGTRKR; encoded by the coding sequence ATGGAATCCATGAAAGATAAGAAgccaatatcaatattgacggATGGCGATGAGGCAATGCGTAAAGCCATTGATGATGTGTTTCCCATGTCTAACCATCGGTTGTGCTCATGGCATGTGTCAAGGAATGCACAAAATAACTTGAAGGATGATGAATTGGTAAGAAATTTTCAGGCATGTATTTGGGAACCATTTGCATTGGACGAGTTTGAGAAGAAATGGGAGGTTCTAAGGGAAAGAGCGAGTACTccgaaacaaaaagaatggtTGGAAATGATGTATGCAAAAAGTGACTCATGGGCTGAATCATGTTTGAGAGGAAAGTTTTTCGGTGGTATGTGCACCACTCAACGTGTGGAGTCTATGAACAAGTATGTGAAAGATTACTTGAGGAAAGGTGTGAAGTTGTTTGAATGTATTCCAGCAATTGATAGGGCTATGTTACGTCTTAGGAATACCACGGCAAAGGATGGTTTCAACGCAAAGTACTCAACACCAGTCCTTAAAACCACATTGACAAAACTCGAGCAACAAGCTTCTTTGATTTACACGCATAGATGCTTTGTATTGGTTCGTCAGGAGATCGAATCTTGTTCAGCACTCATCCATGATAATGTGATGCATAATTTTGGAGGTCGTGTATACGTATTGTCAAAATATGGTGAACCGCATAATAAATGGACTTGTGTTTACCACGGTGGGGAACAGATACGGATACAGTGTGGATGTCGGAAATATGAAAGTGAAGGGATCCCGTGTTGCCACCTGTTTTATGTAATGAAGTGCGAGCACCTTACGGAAATTCCTCCAGCACTCATAATGAAGAGATGGACAAAGAGTGCCCAAACTGATACATGTAGGGAATTTATCAGCAAAGGCGAAGACACTACCAAGGAAGTTGTAGAAATGGCGAGGTATGGAAGTTTAAGTGCTATGtcaaacaaagtttgtttttaTGCATCAAAGAGTACAAATGGTTATGCCATGTTGACGAATGAGTTTAGTAGATGGGAGGGAATTTGTGAAGGCTTACGgcaaaaggaagaagagacGAGTCTGAAATTGGGTAGCGCTGAGCAATGTCCTTCAAATATTGTGAAAGATCCAAATATCGTTAAGACAAAAGGCAGTCAAGCAAGGCAGGGTGGAACGCGCAAGCGTTGA